TCGTCAATTTGTTCGATGGAGAAATCGTCACTGAAATCGAGATGTAATCATAACTCTACAACATCAAAAGCCCCTTTTTATATCTTTAAACTCAACGCATGAAATTACTACCTCATTATATTAAAACAGGAATACGAAGCCTGCTCAGATACAAACAACAAACGATCATAAGTATGATTTGTTTGGCAATCGGATTCGCATGTTTTACACTCTCATATCTTTGGATCCGATATGAATCTTCATTTGATAACTTCCATACAGATGCTGATCGTATATTTATGGTGACAATAACAGCCGAAAATGAAAACGGATTTAACGAATCTACCCCTTTCCCGCTTGCTCACTATTTATCATCGTCTTACCCCGAAATAAAAGCGGCATGCAATCTCAGATTATCCCCTATGAACCGGTTAAAAAATAATGAAAAGGAAAACATACGAGTCCTTTTTACAGACCACAATTTTTTCGATGTGTTTGGGGTAGAATTCTACCAAAATGAAACAACTCATTTGCTTGTCGACGGTAATAAGGCCATCGTATCTAAAAGTATATTAAAAAAAATTATACCAGAAACAGATTCTGCCTTAGGAAAGGCATTTGAATATACAGGATATTACGGAGAAAAAATAGATCTTATTATTGAAGCAATTGTACAAGAATGGCCATCTAACTCTAATCTGCAATTCGATATTATACGTCCCATCGCAAGCAATAACAATTGGAATGGAAATTATGTAACTACCTATATACGATTAAAAGAAGATGTCGATGTCGACGCATTTATTCATAAATTAGAAAATACGACCATTTATCACTCGGCTTTTAATTCGAAACTACATCTCATCCCTTTAAAAGAACAATATTACACATTACATTATACCCAGAATAATGTTAAATACGAACACCTTAAAATATTCCTTATCGCCGGGCTACTGGTGATTTGCAGCGCTTTGTTTAATTTTATTACTTTATTCATCATCCGACAAAAACTTAAAAGAGAAGAAATTATCATACGAAAAATAAACGGCGCTTCCAATAAAAATATATTTTTACAACTCATTACCGAGATTCTCATCATCACGATTATATCATTAATTCTCGGACTAATGATAATAGAATGGATATTTCCTTGGTTCGTTAAATTAACGGTTATGCCCGAGACTCGAATCAGTATACTGCCTTCGTTGCTTTCGGTCTCCACTATGATATTCCTTTCCATTACATTTTTTTCTTGTATTTTTGTTTGGATACTTAACAATACTCTGCTTAAAAATACGACTCAAAGACTAAAAAAATCAAAAAACAATTTTTTCAGATTTTGCATCGGCCTTCAACTCTGCCTAAGTATTTTATTTCTATTTTGTACGTCTGTCATTTCATTACAAATATATCATCTTACCCATATTGACATCGGCTTCGATAGACAAAACATCGCATCGTGTAGTATTTCAACGAAGAATATAGATTCGTATATAAACGAAATAAACAAGATTCCATCAATCAAAAACGCAACAGCTGCTAATCTCTTGTTTCTTCCCTCATTCGCTAGTAAATCCTATTCTTTAACCACAGAAAACGGAAACCAAATTGACATTATGTTATTCGATATAACTCCTGAACTGGTAAATATGCTTAACTTCCGCTTTATCAACGGAACCTCGTTCAGCAATACTCAAGATATAATATTAAACGAAACCGCCTATAACCTTCTAGGAGAAACATATGAACTCGGAAATCAGACAGCATACGGTAAAGTCACCGGCATTGTCAAAGACTTTTTATATGAATCTCCTTTAGTCAAATCAAAACCGGCGATGTTACGCATGTCAGACGATAAATTTATAATTTACTACAAATATGAAGAAGGGACACGCTTTGAGACCGAAAAGGCTGTAAAAAATCTGGCTAAAAATAAATTCAATACTAACGAACTTAAAATATACGATATGAATGAGGAATATGATAAATACTTATCCTCAGAAAAAGCGCTAATGAAAATTCTTGGTTTTCTTTCGGTTACATGCTCAATCATCGCCATTTTCGGCATCTATTCAATGGTTTCTCTATCAGCAGAACAAAGAAGAAAAGAAATCGCTATACGAAAAGTAAACGGAGCCAGCGCCTTTTCTCTCCTGGCTCTTTTTGCCAAAGAATATTTATACATATTACTATTCGCCACATTCATCGCATTTTCCATAGGATTTATCATTTTGCAAAATTGGCTCGAACGTTATGTTAACCGCATCGAAATAAATGCGTTATTTTTCATCTCAATATTTGTGCTCGTTTCAACATTTACCATTTTAACCATTATCATAAGAGTTTGGAATACGATAAAATCCAATCCTGCTGACGAACTGAAACGTGAATAAAAAATTTCGTTATTAAAATCACAGATAATAAAAATGGCAACTAAAAGACAAATTAAGAATGATAAAGCAAAGTTTTAATCAAAAGTGAGGTTTTTTAGTCGTAAATCCGGCTCGAAAATAAATATTGGTTATCTTTGAAGAATAAGCAAATCATCAGCTAACGATCCAGTAGTTAAATATTTAATAAAACAACAAATAGATAAAGTTGGTTTATTGGAATTATTAGAATAATTAATAGATTTTAAAAGAGAAAAAATGAATATCGACTATAACGTTGGAGATTTAATTTATGACGCGGATATTTATGATGGAATGAATACCCAAACAGATGATTTGCAATTTTACAAACAATGGTTACCTCGAAATAAAGATGCCCGCATACTTGAACTCTGTTGTGGCACAGGCCGACTTACTATCCCAATAGCAGAGGAAGGTTATAATATTAGTGGAGTAGACTACACCCCTTCTATGCTTGAACGAGCAAAAGCAAAAGCTCAGGAAGCAGCATTAGAAATTGAGTTTACTGAAGCTGATATAAGAAATATGAATTTACAGAAGAAATATGATCTCGTCTTTATTCCATTTAATTCGATACATCATTTATATCAAAATGAAGATTTATTTAAAACATTTAGTGTTGTTAAAAATCATCTCAAAACAGGAGGTTTATTTCTATTAGATTGTTTTAATCCAAATATCAGATATATTGTAGATCATGAAAAGAAACAAACAGAAATTGCCAGATATACGACACAAAATGGAAGAAAAATACAGATAAAACAAAAAATGAGATATGAAAGAAAAACTCAGATTAATCGCATCGAATGGCACTATTATATTAACGGAGAATTTGATTCGGTTCAAAATTTAGATATGAGATTATTTTTTCCTCAAGAATTAAATTCATATCTGGAGTGGAATGGATTTAAGATTATTCATAAATTCGGAAGCTTTAAAGGAGATTTATTTTATGATAATTCGGAAAAACAGATTTTTGTTTGCCAACATGTTACTAAAAAATGACATGGAATAATTACCCTTAACAAAACATATACCAAGGAAAATAGTTATTGCTTTTATTCATTTATAATTTTATAATCCAGAAATATTCAATTAAAAATACATATTATTTTTTCAAAATCAGTTCTTCGACATCTCCAAAATTTTCATAACCTGATATAACTACCTTATCACCAGCCTTAAGCCCATCGATTATTTCATATTGCTGAGGATTCTGGCGACCGATAATAAGAGGAACACGTACTGCTTTTTCTCCGGTTTCATTTAATTTAAATATCCATCTCCCTTTGGTCTCCTGATAAAAATTACCTCGTGGAATAACCAAGCCCTTTTCCGGCAAACCCAACTCTATTTTTACCCGGTAACTTTTCCCTATTCGAACATTTTCGGGCATATCACCGGTAAAAACCAATGAAACAGAAAAGGCACGGTCTCTAATTTCAGGTACTACTTTCGATACTTTAAGAGAATAACTCCTATTCTGATATTCTATCGTTGCCGATAATCCGGATACAATGCGGTCGATATAATATTCTCCTATAGACGTTTCTATTCTAAATTGGTCAAGGACTTTTATCTGTCCAATACTATTCCCAGCTGTCACCTGCTGCCCGGGAGTAACGCTTACAAAACTTAGCTGCCCTCCTATGGGTGCACATACTATTAATCGATCGAGTCTACTATACATACGTTCATATTTCCGGTATTCTCTTTTCAAATCATTTATCAGTAACTCTTTACGAAGAATATTTACTGTCGAATCATGTTTTAAATTCTCTTTCTGCAAACGAGCCTTTTTAATATTAAATTCATATTCGTCGCGGGCAATCTCGAGCTGTGCTTTACTTTTTATCCCCATGTCGAAATCTTCACAATCTACTTCAAATTTTTTTATCATTTTCTTTAACTCATAATCATTCTGAAGCATTTGCTGTTTCAATAACAAACTTTTTTGTTCCATTTCTATCTCTTTTTCCCGATAAGCAACCACCTGTTTCTCATAATCGTCCCGCTGATCTTCGATCAATTGTTTTAATTCGGGATTACTGAGTAGAAGTATTGTATCACCCTTCTCAAGCATACTTCCCTCTTCTCTCATTATACGCTCAATACTCCCTCCCTCCTGAGTATTTACCTCGATAGTCAAAATTGGTTTTACCACCCCTTCCACATCGATATATTCCAAAAAAGGAGCCTCTTCTACAACACCTGTTATTAGCATCTGGTCCGATATTTTCAGTTTTTTCGATCCCAAAGCATATACAATCGAATAAATGAAAAAAAACAGCATCAGCAAAATTCCGGCTATAGGATATTTATACCTGATAAGCGGATGTTTTTTCTTCAATGGCCTATCCATCATAGATGTTCTTATTTTATTAGTAACTCATATTCACGGGTAATTTCCCGATCATAATAAAAATCATACAAAGTGAGCTTTCGTATCGTAAAATAATAATTCCAAAAATCGGCTAAAGCAGTAATATAACCTCTTTGAGCAGAATCTTTTTCAGACAAAGCGTTATTAAGTTCGAGCATAGAAATTTTTTCTCCCCAATAAAGATACATCGCTACATCATATCTGCGCCGTGAAGTCTCTGCCATTTTCCGGGCAATAGAAACCCGGGTAGCTTGCAAGTTAAACTGTTTTATAATCTGCTTTACTGTTTGTTCAAAATCCATCAGTTCTTGTTTTATCCTTACCTGTTCTAATTCTCGATTATTTTCAGCGACTTTTATATTTCCTCGCCCCCGCCCCCAATCGAGGATCGGGAGAGAAATATTTATACTTATATATTGCTGATCCATCGGGTTTCGATACGTGTTCTTTATTTTATCTGCAGTTTGGGTAAGCCCCAGTTGTACATACAAATCAGCCTTAAAACCCGCATTACTTTTTGCAACCGCAACCTGACGGTCGCTTTCGATACGTCTCAACTGCATATTATCGATATTCGGATTATTTTCGTAGGCATATCGAAGTGCCTTATCCACATCTACTTTGAAACTCGGTATATCGTCATCGGTTTTTACAATTATCGGTTTGGGTTCCGGAATGCCCAAATACGATCTGAAATTCTGCATACAATTATCCAATTCAATCTCGGCATTCATTACATTCGCTTCCTCAGTTAGTTTATTTATTTCGTGTTGCAGCATATCATTTTCGGTAATAGAACCTATTTTATAACGCCTTTGCGCAAAACGGTACAAAGTATCTGCACAAGCATAATTATAACGTGCGATACGGAGATTATTCTGCGCTTGAGCCAAATCGAAAAAATACCTGACGACCGCCGAGGATACCAACTCGAGAGATGCAGCATATTCTTTCTTCGCTTTGGCATAATATAAAGGTTCGGTTTTACGGTTCCATTTCATTGAATTATATCCAAACAGTGACTGCCGATACCCGATTGTTACCAAATTAGCTCGGTACGACGCCGTATTGTTACTCAAAAGATCGAGTCTCTCTAAATTACTGGTAAGCGAAAGTATCCCTCCTGTAAAAGTTACATTCTGATTTATCGATAAAGAGAGTCCCGATGTCAGCAAATTTTGTTCGACAAATTTATCGGCTCCGTCAGAAAGCGTAACTTTATTTATTGACCGGTTAAGCGTGGGATCTGACGTAAGGATAAGAGACGGACGAAGATCGGCACGAAAAGAACGATAACGCCAATAAGCCGATATAAAACTATTACGCGCCGTCATCACCTCTGGAGACTTTTGCTGTGCCAGTACGATTGCTTCATTCAAAGTAAATTCCATATTTCTTTGTGCGCACTTAACGCCCGAGCTCATCATCAATACAACAATTATAAACCTTAACCGTAACATCACTTTTATTTATCCTATTACACTCCAAAATTTACGCCAAAAACCCAATACGCTAATTGTCATAATTTTACAAGATCTACATATGAAAATATATGTTCGTTTTCGCACTTTTTTTGTTCATTCCCGCACATACAACTTGTTATATTAATATGTATCTTTGACATATAAGCATTATTAAATAACCAATGGATAAATTAGGAAAGATCTTAATAATAGACGATAACGAGGATGTATTATTTGCCTTGAATCTGCTACTCGAACCTTATGCCGAAAAAATAAAAGTTACGACTCAACCCGAACGTATCGAACATTTTATCAATACCTTCAATCCGGATATACTCTTGCTGGACATGAATTTCAGCAAAGATGCCAGCAGTGGACAAGAAGGTTTTTACTGGCTTGAGAAAATATTAAAGATAGATCCCGAAGCCATAGTTATTTTTATGACGGCTTATTCCGACACTGTAAATGCCGTAAAAGCTATTAAATGCGGTGCAACCGATTATGTTTCGAAACCATGGCAAAAAGAAAGATTACTCGGGACATTATCTTCTGCAATGAAATTGAAAAAATCACGTACCGAAATAACTGTACTGAAACAACAGGTAGCATCACTGACCGACTCTGACAGAAAAAGTACGACTGAAATAATCGGAAGTTCTGATGCTATGCAGGATATATTCGAAACGATACAAAAATTATCTGAAACGGATACCAATATTCTTATATTAGGAGAAAACGGTACCGGTAAAGATCTTATTGCAAAAGCTATTTATCGTAATTCACTCAGAAAAAATGCAGTATTCATTGAAATCGATATGGGTAGTATTCCCGAGAATTTATTCGAAAGCGAGTTATTCGGATATGAAAAAGGCGCCTTTACAGATGCTCGGAAAGAAAAATCGGGCCGTATGGAAATTGCCACGGGAGGTACTCTTTTTCTCGACGAAATCGGGAATCTGTCCCTAGCAATGCAAGCCAAGCTACTCACCGCAATCGAAAAAAAGAAAATATCGAAATTAGGCAGTACTCGAGATATCGATATAGATGTACGACTGATTTGTGCCACGAATACCGACCTTTATGCAATGGTGGAAGAAGGTCACTTCAGACAAGATCTTCTATACCGTCTTAACACGATTGAGATTCATCTTCCACCTTTACGCGACCGGGGAAACGATATTATTTTATTGGCAAAACATTTTCTCGAAAAATATTCGAGAAAATATAAAAAACAAATCTCGGGACTCGGCCGGGATGCTCAAAAAAAATTAATGCAATACGCTTGGCCCGGTAATGTCAGGGAATTGCAACATGCGATAGAGCGAGCTGTAATTCTTTCCGACAATCGACAAATACTTCATGCCGAAAACTTTATGCTAAAGCCCCCTCATACAGAGAGAAAAATAGAAAATGACAATCTCAATCTCGGACAAATAGAGAAAAATACCATTGAGAAAGCTTTAAAAAGAAGTAATGGAAACATCAGTCGGGCAGCGCAATTATTAGGAATAACCCGCTATTCTCTCTACCGTAAATTAGAAAAAGACAATGATACTACACAGCTATAAATCTAAAATAACAGGATATACATTAACAATTGTTTTTTTCTCGATAATTTCCGTATTATCCTATATACACCAATTATATTTTACCACAACATTTGCAATAGCCGCTTTATTTATTACGGCTTATTTACTTTACCGGCAATTGATAAAATGTATTTCGATGACTGAAAGGCTTGTTTCGGCTTTCGAATACTCCGATTTCGACCTCTCCTTTCACCATTCGGCAAACGAAAAAGAATTACGGCAATTATCGGGAATAATATCAAATGTAATATATACACATCGCTCAAAACTAAAAGAACTCGAAACTAAACTACAATATTTCAACACCCTCTTAGGACGTATTGATTTTGGATTAATGGTGATTAACAAAAATGGAGAAATAGAATGGATGAACTCAGCCGCCCGCACTGAATTAAGGATGAATAATCCGGTTAAAGTGTCGGATTTAGCCTTTTTTCATCCAGATCTTCCCCCAATATTATCAAACTTGAAAGCCGGAGAAATAAAAATTATAACTATAAACCGAAGTGGTTTTTCTTATGAAATTATTATCTCTGCCATCACGCTTACAATCCAGGGGAAAAAACTGCTGCTCGTCAGTCTTAAAAATATACAATCTCTTGTTGAGGAAACCGAAATAGAAGCCTGGAAAAAATTAATCAGAGTTCTCACACACGAAATAATGAATACTCTCGCACCCATTATTTCTCTATCTGAAACAGCCGTCGAAAGATTAAAAGGAAATTCAGAAAAAGACTTCTCTGTACTTGGCCAAATCATGCAAACTATACATCGCAGAAGTACCGGATTACTCAATTTTGTGGAGAATTATCGAAAACTGACCCGGATTCCAGCACCCGAGTTTTCTTGTATTCCCGTAAACGAATTATTCGATGATGTTGAAAAACTGACCACTAATCTTAGGGCCGATATCATTTTTTCTTTAAAATCAAAAGACATATCGGTAATAGGCGACAGAGCTATGATTGAGCAGGTTCTTCTGAACCTCATAAAAAATGCAGCCGAATCAGGAAATAAAACACAACAGGTATCTATCATTGTTGAAGCTATAAATTCCATCGGATTTACAATTATTGCCGTGTCTGACAACGGCAAGGGAATAGTTCCTGAAGCTCTTGATAAAATATTTATCCCATTTTATACTACCAAAACAGGAGGATCAGGTATAGGGTTAAACTTATGTAAACAAATCATGAGATTACATGGCGGCTCCATAAGGGTAACTTCTAAAGAAGGAAAAGGCAGTCGTTTTACACTAATTTTCAGCAAATTTTCCCATAAAGCCAATTGATCGAAATCGAAAAATAACTTTTCATCAGTAATATGCTATTTCTTAATTAAGGTAAAAGTCGTTATCCGATATCATTTATTCATCATATTTTAAGCCAATATACAATGCTATTATAAGTAAAACCGATTATACAAAAACAAAAAGGATCGCGATATATGCGATCCTTTTTGTTTTTATAGAACAAATATTCTCTTATTCAGCAGCGGGAGCAGCAGCTTCGGCAGCAGGAGCCTCCGGAGTTGCGGGAGTCTCAGTTGCAGGAGCGGAAGCAGCCTCAGTAGCAGCAGGAGTAGCCGCCTTTTTAGAACGACGAGTACGAGTCGTTTTCTTGGTTGCTTTTTCCTTCAGCATATTCTCATTATAGTCAACGAGTTCGATAAAGCACATTTTAGCATTATCACCAATACGGTTACCAGTTTTCAAAATACGGGTATAACCGCCCGGACGATCAGCTATTTTTGTAGCTACCTCTTTGAAAAGTTCCGTCACGGCATACTTATTCTGCAGGTAACTAAATACCACCCTTCGTGAAGCAGTAGTATCTTCTTTTGCTCTGTTGATGAGAGGTTCGGCGTACATTCTCAAAGCTTTAGCCTTAGCCAAGGTCGTAAAAATTCTCTTGTGAAGAATTAAAGAACTGGTCATATTCGACAATAAAGCGTCTCTGTGAGATTTCGTACGACTTAAATGATTGAATTTTTTATTATGTCTCATTGTGTCTTACTCTTTATCTAATTTATACTTCGAGATGTCCATACCGAAAGACAAGTTCAGGTTGGCCAGGAGTTCATCCAACTCGGTAAGAGACTTCTTACCGAAGTTACGGAATTTAAGCAAGTCGGTTTTATTAAATACAACCAATTCGCCCAAAGTCTCAACATCTGCCGATTTAAGACAGTTGAGGGCACGTACCGACAAATCCATATCGACGAGTTTCGTTTTCAGCAGCTGACGCATATGCAACACTTCTTCATCGAACTCTTCGTTACCATCGATATCGGTTGTCTCAAGCGTGATTTTCTCATCAGAGAACAACATAAAGTGGTAAATCAGGATTTTAGCAGCCTCTTTTAAAGCCTCTTTCGGATGGATAGATCCATCAGTCGT
The sequence above is a segment of the Coprobacter tertius genome. Coding sequences within it:
- a CDS encoding FtsX-like permease family protein, translating into MKLLPHYIKTGIRSLLRYKQQTIISMICLAIGFACFTLSYLWIRYESSFDNFHTDADRIFMVTITAENENGFNESTPFPLAHYLSSSYPEIKAACNLRLSPMNRLKNNEKENIRVLFTDHNFFDVFGVEFYQNETTHLLVDGNKAIVSKSILKKIIPETDSALGKAFEYTGYYGEKIDLIIEAIVQEWPSNSNLQFDIIRPIASNNNWNGNYVTTYIRLKEDVDVDAFIHKLENTTIYHSAFNSKLHLIPLKEQYYTLHYTQNNVKYEHLKIFLIAGLLVICSALFNFITLFIIRQKLKREEIIIRKINGASNKNIFLQLITEILIITIISLILGLMIIEWIFPWFVKLTVMPETRISILPSLLSVSTMIFLSITFFSCIFVWILNNTLLKNTTQRLKKSKNNFFRFCIGLQLCLSILFLFCTSVISLQIYHLTHIDIGFDRQNIASCSISTKNIDSYINEINKIPSIKNATAANLLFLPSFASKSYSLTTENGNQIDIMLFDITPELVNMLNFRFINGTSFSNTQDIILNETAYNLLGETYELGNQTAYGKVTGIVKDFLYESPLVKSKPAMLRMSDDKFIIYYKYEEGTRFETEKAVKNLAKNKFNTNELKIYDMNEEYDKYLSSEKALMKILGFLSVTCSIIAIFGIYSMVSLSAEQRRKEIAIRKVNGASAFSLLALFAKEYLYILLFATFIAFSIGFIILQNWLERYVNRIEINALFFISIFVLVSTFTILTIIIRVWNTIKSNPADELKRE
- a CDS encoding class I SAM-dependent methyltransferase; the protein is MNIDYNVGDLIYDADIYDGMNTQTDDLQFYKQWLPRNKDARILELCCGTGRLTIPIAEEGYNISGVDYTPSMLERAKAKAQEAALEIEFTEADIRNMNLQKKYDLVFIPFNSIHHLYQNEDLFKTFSVVKNHLKTGGLFLLDCFNPNIRYIVDHEKKQTEIARYTTQNGRKIQIKQKMRYERKTQINRIEWHYYINGEFDSVQNLDMRLFFPQELNSYLEWNGFKIIHKFGSFKGDLFYDNSEKQIFVCQHVTKK
- a CDS encoding efflux RND transporter periplasmic adaptor subunit, translating into MDRPLKKKHPLIRYKYPIAGILLMLFFFIYSIVYALGSKKLKISDQMLITGVVEEAPFLEYIDVEGVVKPILTIEVNTQEGGSIERIMREEGSMLEKGDTILLLSNPELKQLIEDQRDDYEKQVVAYREKEIEMEQKSLLLKQQMLQNDYELKKMIKKFEVDCEDFDMGIKSKAQLEIARDEYEFNIKKARLQKENLKHDSTVNILRKELLINDLKREYRKYERMYSRLDRLIVCAPIGGQLSFVSVTPGQQVTAGNSIGQIKVLDQFRIETSIGEYYIDRIVSGLSATIEYQNRSYSLKVSKVVPEIRDRAFSVSLVFTGDMPENVRIGKSYRVKIELGLPEKGLVIPRGNFYQETKGRWIFKLNETGEKAVRVPLIIGRQNPQQYEIIDGLKAGDKVVISGYENFGDVEELILKK
- a CDS encoding TolC family protein; translated protein: MLRLRFIIVVLMMSSGVKCAQRNMEFTLNEAIVLAQQKSPEVMTARNSFISAYWRYRSFRADLRPSLILTSDPTLNRSINKVTLSDGADKFVEQNLLTSGLSLSINQNVTFTGGILSLTSNLERLDLLSNNTASYRANLVTIGYRQSLFGYNSMKWNRKTEPLYYAKAKKEYAASLELVSSAVVRYFFDLAQAQNNLRIARYNYACADTLYRFAQRRYKIGSITENDMLQHEINKLTEEANVMNAEIELDNCMQNFRSYLGIPEPKPIIVKTDDDIPSFKVDVDKALRYAYENNPNIDNMQLRRIESDRQVAVAKSNAGFKADLYVQLGLTQTADKIKNTYRNPMDQQYISINISLPILDWGRGRGNIKVAENNRELEQVRIKQELMDFEQTVKQIIKQFNLQATRVSIARKMAETSRRRYDVAMYLYWGEKISMLELNNALSEKDSAQRGYITALADFWNYYFTIRKLTLYDFYYDREITREYELLIK
- a CDS encoding sigma-54-dependent transcriptional regulator, whose product is MDKLGKILIIDDNEDVLFALNLLLEPYAEKIKVTTQPERIEHFINTFNPDILLLDMNFSKDASSGQEGFYWLEKILKIDPEAIVIFMTAYSDTVNAVKAIKCGATDYVSKPWQKERLLGTLSSAMKLKKSRTEITVLKQQVASLTDSDRKSTTEIIGSSDAMQDIFETIQKLSETDTNILILGENGTGKDLIAKAIYRNSLRKNAVFIEIDMGSIPENLFESELFGYEKGAFTDARKEKSGRMEIATGGTLFLDEIGNLSLAMQAKLLTAIEKKKISKLGSTRDIDIDVRLICATNTDLYAMVEEGHFRQDLLYRLNTIEIHLPPLRDRGNDIILLAKHFLEKYSRKYKKQISGLGRDAQKKLMQYAWPGNVRELQHAIERAVILSDNRQILHAENFMLKPPHTERKIENDNLNLGQIEKNTIEKALKRSNGNISRAAQLLGITRYSLYRKLEKDNDTTQL
- a CDS encoding sensor histidine kinase, with product MILHSYKSKITGYTLTIVFFSIISVLSYIHQLYFTTTFAIAALFITAYLLYRQLIKCISMTERLVSAFEYSDFDLSFHHSANEKELRQLSGIISNVIYTHRSKLKELETKLQYFNTLLGRIDFGLMVINKNGEIEWMNSAARTELRMNNPVKVSDLAFFHPDLPPILSNLKAGEIKIITINRSGFSYEIIISAITLTIQGKKLLLVSLKNIQSLVEETEIEAWKKLIRVLTHEIMNTLAPIISLSETAVERLKGNSEKDFSVLGQIMQTIHRRSTGLLNFVENYRKLTRIPAPEFSCIPVNELFDDVEKLTTNLRADIIFSLKSKDISVIGDRAMIEQVLLNLIKNAAESGNKTQQVSIIVEAINSIGFTIIAVSDNGKGIVPEALDKIFIPFYTTKTGGSGIGLNLCKQIMRLHGGSIRVTSKEGKGSRFTLIFSKFSHKAN
- the rplQ gene encoding 50S ribosomal protein L17 — its product is MRHNKKFNHLSRTKSHRDALLSNMTSSLILHKRIFTTLAKAKALRMYAEPLINRAKEDTTASRRVVFSYLQNKYAVTELFKEVATKIADRPGGYTRILKTGNRIGDNAKMCFIELVDYNENMLKEKATKKTTRTRRSKKAATPAATEAASAPATETPATPEAPAAEAAAPAAE